The proteins below come from a single Nitrospirota bacterium genomic window:
- the lspA gene encoding signal peptidase II: MRKRAPYILLVAGAVLLDQITKYLAGTFINQAEPIKILPFIQLVNVKNVGAAFGIFKALGNNVFIALSVTAIVFIAIMLYKDRESSFSLSLILSGAIGNLIDRVFLGSVRDFIDISIGSYHWPAFNVADSCLTVGIFVLLLWGFRKKHHVS; this comes from the coding sequence ATGAGAAAAAGAGCGCCTTACATCTTGCTCGTCGCTGGGGCTGTCCTTTTAGACCAGATAACTAAATATCTTGCAGGGACATTTATAAATCAAGCCGAGCCAATTAAGATATTACCCTTTATCCAGCTTGTGAATGTAAAGAATGTTGGTGCGGCATTTGGCATCTTTAAGGCATTGGGCAATAATGTCTTCATAGCCTTATCGGTTACTGCCATAGTGTTTATAGCCATCATGTTATACAAAGACAGGGAATCCAGTTTCAGCCTTTCGCTCATACTTTCAGGTGCCATAGGGAATCTTATAGACAGGGTCTTTTTGGGTTCTGTGAGGGACTTTATAGATATATCCATAGGCAGTTACCACTGGCCTGCATTCAATGTAGCAGACTCATGCCTGACAGTGGGCATCTTTGTACTTCTTTTATGGGGTTTTCGTAAGAAGCATCATGTATCCTGA
- the lgt gene encoding prolipoprotein diacylglyceryl transferase has product MYFFYGVFVRSIMYPELIKIGPLTLHTYGVLVASGFLLALSLAIRQAKRQGIPHALIADIGFYILVGAIVGSRGLYVLMNLSYYLRNPFDIFKVWEGGLVFYGGLIFVIPLVIWYVKRKGLDLWAVADIMAPSLAVGHAIGRLGCFSAGCCYGAPSELPWAVTFTDPKSLAPQWIKLHPTQLYESIGEFAIFLVLISIRTRQSFKGELFWLYGVFYSALRFTVEFWRGDIERGFIMSGLSVSQALSVILFTVSAIMFIRGIKRGVN; this is encoded by the coding sequence TTGTACTTCTTTTATGGGGTTTTCGTAAGAAGCATCATGTATCCTGAGCTTATAAAGATAGGGCCCCTGACACTTCACACATACGGTGTGCTTGTGGCATCGGGATTTCTCCTTGCCCTTTCACTTGCAATAAGACAGGCAAAAAGGCAGGGCATACCACATGCCCTGATAGCAGACATTGGGTTTTATATCCTCGTAGGTGCAATCGTTGGCTCAAGGGGGCTTTATGTTTTAATGAATCTTTCGTATTATCTGAGAAATCCATTTGATATATTTAAGGTATGGGAAGGCGGACTGGTTTTTTACGGAGGCTTAATCTTCGTTATACCATTAGTTATATGGTATGTAAAAAGAAAGGGGCTTGATCTCTGGGCAGTTGCAGACATCATGGCTCCCTCACTTGCAGTGGGCCATGCCATTGGAAGGCTCGGATGTTTTTCGGCAGGCTGTTGCTACGGAGCCCCCTCAGAACTTCCATGGGCAGTGACCTTTACAGACCCAAAAAGCCTTGCACCACAGTGGATTAAGCTACATCCAACACAGCTTTATGAATCCATTGGAGAGTTTGCAATCTTCCTCGTCCTGATTTCCATAAGAACAAGGCAGTCGTTTAAAGGAGAGCTTTTCTGGCTCTACGGAGTCTTTTACTCGGCATTGAGGTTCACAGTGGAATTCTGGAGAGGGGATATAGAAAGAGGGTTTATAATGTCTGGGCTTTCTGTATCTCAGGCACTAAGTGTGATTTTATTTACAGTCTCTGCTATAATGTTTATAAGAGGCATTAAAAGGGGTGTAAATTGA
- the ilvN gene encoding acetolactate synthase small subunit, with protein MRHTISLLVENKFGVLSRVSGLFSGRGYNIESISVGETLDPLISQMTIVTSGDDQVIEQITKQLNKLIDVIKVADMTEFDHVEREMVLIKVSPRQEHKAEVLNLTEIFRGRIVDSSQKTYTIEITGDEKKIEAFTELMKPFGIKDFVRTGKVAIMREAVKKP; from the coding sequence ATGAGACACACAATATCTCTTCTTGTTGAAAACAAATTCGGAGTGCTATCGAGGGTCTCGGGCCTCTTTAGTGGAAGAGGATATAACATAGAAAGCATCTCAGTGGGAGAGACCCTTGACCCCCTGATATCCCAGATGACCATTGTGACATCAGGCGATGACCAGGTGATAGAGCAGATTACAAAACAGCTTAACAAGCTCATCGATGTCATAAAGGTCGCTGACATGACCGAGTTTGACCATGTGGAAAGGGAGATGGTTCTCATAAAGGTCTCTCCACGGCAGGAGCATAAGGCAGAGGTCTTAAACCTTACGGAAATCTTCAGGGGCAGGATTGTGGATTCATCCCAGAAGACCTATACGATAGAGATAACAGGAGACGAAAAAAAGATAGAGGCATTCACAGAGCTTATGAAGCCATTTGGAATAAAGGACTTTGTAAGAACTGGAAAAGTAGCAATCATGAGAGAGGCAGTTAAGAAGCCTTAA